One segment of Pseudodesulfovibrio sp. 5S69 DNA contains the following:
- a CDS encoding bile acid:sodium symporter family protein, with amino-acid sequence MKIDAVPFLIERNFILIAVAMSAVALAYPPAFTWVKPHIPLGLGIIMFGMGLTLEFGDFMDILGKWPLVGLGVILQYAIMPLLAVGISYALGLPADITIGMIVVGACPGGTASNVIAYLAKANVPLSVTMTLASTCLAPLLTPAIIYLLLERQVEIDFWSMVTSVFWIVVFPLVDGLILRRIFRRRLEPFLRWFPSLSIIVIALLIACIIGLNQATLLALPFLALLAVILHNTLGLAIGYGLARAARCNRRDARTLAIEVGMQNSGLGVALAVKHFGAASALPGALFSLWHNLSGVALARRWRNQPD; translated from the coding sequence ATGAAAATCGACGCCGTCCCCTTTTTGATCGAGCGGAACTTTATTCTGATCGCCGTGGCCATGTCCGCAGTGGCCCTGGCGTATCCTCCGGCCTTCACCTGGGTCAAGCCGCACATCCCCCTGGGACTGGGGATCATCATGTTCGGCATGGGGCTGACCCTGGAGTTCGGGGATTTCATGGATATCCTGGGCAAGTGGCCCCTGGTGGGATTGGGCGTGATCCTGCAGTATGCCATCATGCCGCTGCTGGCCGTGGGCATCTCCTACGCGCTGGGCCTGCCGGCGGACATCACCATCGGCATGATCGTGGTCGGGGCCTGCCCCGGCGGCACGGCCTCCAACGTCATCGCCTACCTGGCCAAGGCCAACGTGCCCCTGTCCGTGACCATGACCCTGGCCTCCACCTGCCTGGCCCCGCTCCTGACCCCGGCCATCATCTACCTGCTCCTGGAGCGCCAGGTGGAGATCGATTTCTGGTCCATGGTCACGTCCGTGTTCTGGATCGTGGTCTTTCCCCTGGTCGACGGCCTCATCCTGCGGCGCATCTTCCGGCGTCGGCTGGAACCGTTCCTGCGCTGGTTCCCGTCTCTGTCCATCATCGTCATCGCCTTGCTCATCGCCTGCATCATCGGCCTGAATCAGGCGACCCTCCTTGCGCTGCCTTTCCTGGCGCTGCTGGCGGTCATCCTGCACAACACCCTGGGGCTGGCCATCGGGTACGGACTGGCCCGAGCGGCCCGCTGCAACAGGCGGGACGCCCGGACCCTGGCCATCGAAGTGGGCATGCAGAATTCCGGCCTGGGCGTGGCCCTGGCCGTGAAGCACTTCGGGGCGGCCTCGGCCCTGCCCGGCGCGCTTTTCAGCCTGTGGCACAACCTGTCCGGCGTGGCCCTGGCCCGCCGCTGGCGCAACCAGCCGGATTAA
- a CDS encoding DUF4198 domain-containing protein, with protein MKKKTFVLAVLCAVLYAGPALAHFGMLIPDTDELTQAKRTVNLILSFSHPFEGQGMELEKPAAFFVAVDNDQRIDLLPTLKKTEVMGHTAWKTSFTPKAPGLYTFVFDPVPYKEDAENNYIRHITKVVVDAYGEGEGWNTPLGLDTEIVPLTRPFGNYAGNVFQGVVMVGGKPAPYTRVEVEFYNKDGKRKAPNERMVTQEVIADGQGVFTFACPWKGWWGFAGLNTADKPYEGRELEMGAVIWVEMK; from the coding sequence ATGAAAAAAAAGACTTTCGTCCTGGCGGTCTTGTGCGCCGTGCTGTACGCCGGACCGGCCCTGGCCCATTTCGGCATGTTGATTCCCGACACCGACGAACTGACCCAGGCAAAACGGACCGTGAACCTGATCCTGTCCTTCTCCCATCCCTTCGAGGGCCAGGGCATGGAACTGGAAAAGCCCGCCGCCTTTTTCGTGGCCGTGGACAATGACCAGCGGATCGACCTGCTGCCGACCCTGAAGAAGACCGAGGTCATGGGCCACACCGCCTGGAAGACCTCATTCACCCCCAAGGCCCCCGGCCTGTACACCTTTGTCTTCGACCCCGTCCCCTATAAGGAAGATGCCGAGAACAACTACATCCGTCACATCACCAAGGTGGTGGTCGACGCCTACGGCGAGGGCGAGGGCTGGAACACCCCGCTCGGCTTGGACACCGAGATCGTGCCCCTGACGCGGCCCTTCGGCAACTACGCGGGCAACGTCTTCCAGGGCGTGGTCATGGTGGGTGGCAAGCCCGCCCCGTATACCCGTGTGGAAGTGGAATTTTACAACAAGGACGGCAAGCGCAAGGCCCCCAACGAGCGCATGGTCACGCAGGAAGTGATTGCCGACGGCCAGGGCGTGTTCACCTTCGCCTGTCCGTGGAAGGGGTGGTGGGGCTTTGCCGGCCTGAACACCGCCGACAAGCCCTATGAGGGCCGCGAACTCGAAATGGGCGCGGTCATCTGGGTGGAAATGAAGTAG
- a CDS encoding OmpP1/FadL family transporter has product MKRASACFVLSFLVCLLATASVVQAGGFALYEWGNRALGMGTANYATGDDASVIAYNPALMTKLDGTTNLYGGVTAVSPNSDVYINGQKNQTQNQIFGVPHAFATRKLNDDWTIGVGVFTRFGLGTNYDNNWAGRTLVKDALLETFSLNPSVAYKVNDKLSIAGGVEVIKGRFIVHKDIPVAALGGNVKTDVSDTALAFNLALAYDVNDMLTVGLTYRSPVHFEGQGSVEVANAGFYANGKGDCTMTADFPASYTVGVGLTPLDDLTVEFDVVYTQWEQFDRIEFDFTGSGLPDNNQDFNYKSTWRFQLGAEYRFTDEFALRAGYVYDQTPIRHEYCSPMLPANDRQMFTLGAGYKWDDWTLDVAGMYIITKERTGLSMTDKASTFDVDFKHGRTWGVGTSIGYSF; this is encoded by the coding sequence ATGAAACGCGCATCCGCATGTTTTGTGTTGAGTTTTCTGGTCTGCCTGCTGGCGACCGCGTCCGTGGTCCAGGCAGGCGGTTTTGCGTTGTACGAGTGGGGCAACCGCGCCTTGGGCATGGGCACGGCCAACTACGCCACCGGTGATGATGCCTCGGTCATCGCCTACAACCCGGCGCTGATGACCAAGCTCGATGGCACCACCAATCTCTACGGCGGCGTCACCGCGGTCTCGCCCAACTCCGACGTGTATATCAATGGACAGAAGAACCAGACCCAGAATCAGATTTTCGGTGTCCCGCATGCCTTTGCGACCCGCAAGCTCAACGACGACTGGACGATCGGAGTGGGCGTGTTCACCCGCTTTGGCCTGGGCACCAACTACGACAACAATTGGGCAGGCAGGACGCTGGTCAAGGATGCCCTGCTGGAAACCTTTTCCTTAAATCCGAGCGTCGCCTACAAGGTCAACGACAAGCTGTCCATTGCGGGCGGCGTGGAGGTCATCAAAGGCCGCTTCATCGTTCACAAGGATATCCCTGTCGCGGCCCTCGGCGGAAACGTCAAGACCGACGTGTCCGACACCGCCCTGGCCTTCAACCTTGCCCTGGCGTACGACGTCAACGACATGTTGACCGTTGGGCTTACCTACCGCTCCCCCGTGCATTTCGAAGGCCAGGGGAGTGTCGAGGTGGCCAACGCCGGCTTTTACGCCAACGGCAAGGGCGATTGCACCATGACCGCCGATTTCCCGGCCAGCTACACCGTGGGGGTCGGCCTGACGCCCCTGGATGACCTGACCGTCGAGTTCGACGTCGTCTACACCCAGTGGGAGCAGTTTGACCGCATCGAGTTCGATTTCACCGGCTCCGGGCTGCCCGACAATAATCAGGATTTCAACTACAAGTCCACCTGGCGCTTCCAATTGGGGGCGGAATACCGGTTCACCGACGAGTTCGCCCTGCGCGCCGGATACGTCTACGACCAGACTCCGATCCGCCATGAGTACTGTTCGCCCATGCTGCCCGCCAACGACCGCCAGATGTTCACGCTGGGCGCGGGCTACAAGTGGGACGACTGGACCCTGGACGTGGCCGGCATGTACATCATCACCAAGGAGCGCACGGGCCTGTCCATGACCGACAAAGCCAGTACCTTCGACGTGGACTTCAAGCATGGCCGGACCTGGGGTGTCGGCACCTCCATCGGCTACAGCTTCTAG
- the arsS gene encoding arsenosugar biosynthesis radical SAM (seleno)protein ArsS (Some members of this family are selenoproteins.) yields MNAFDKKIGEPLRAADLDILQVNVGLKCNQACVHCHLECSPAREELMGRAIMERIVALAGAVRPGLVDITGGAPELNPYLRDFITALTDRGLAVQSRTNLSAMEEPGAEGYPEFFAEKGVALVASLPCYSAENVNRMRGERCYASSVRMLKRLNALGYGRGDGLTLDLVFNPGGPDLPPGQENLEKDYKRELRTRHGVVFDRLLTITNLPIGRFMRMLEEQGRDREYLELLDGSFNPATVDGLMCRHQVNIGWDGRLYDCDFNQALRIGTDPDAPDQLADFDLAAWVGRRITTGPHCLGCTAGAGSSCGGAIEV; encoded by the coding sequence GTGAACGCTTTTGACAAGAAAATCGGCGAGCCCCTCCGGGCCGCCGACCTGGACATCCTGCAGGTCAACGTGGGGCTCAAGTGCAATCAGGCCTGCGTCCATTGCCACCTGGAGTGTTCCCCGGCGCGCGAGGAACTCATGGGCCGCGCGATCATGGAGCGGATCGTGGCTCTGGCCGGGGCCGTCCGGCCCGGGCTGGTGGATATCACCGGAGGTGCGCCTGAACTCAATCCATATTTGCGGGACTTCATCACCGCCCTGACGGACCGGGGGTTGGCCGTGCAGTCGCGGACCAATCTGTCCGCCATGGAAGAGCCGGGAGCTGAAGGGTATCCGGAATTCTTCGCCGAAAAGGGGGTGGCTCTGGTGGCGTCCTTGCCGTGCTACAGCGCGGAGAACGTGAACCGCATGCGCGGGGAACGTTGCTACGCGAGTTCCGTCCGCATGCTCAAGCGGCTCAATGCACTCGGCTATGGGCGGGGGGACGGCCTGACCCTGGATCTGGTCTTCAACCCCGGCGGCCCGGACCTGCCTCCAGGCCAGGAGAATCTGGAAAAGGACTACAAGCGGGAACTGCGCACCCGGCACGGGGTGGTCTTCGACCGCCTTCTGACCATCACCAACCTGCCCATCGGCCGGTTCATGCGCATGCTTGAGGAGCAGGGCAGGGACCGCGAATACCTGGAACTCCTGGACGGTTCCTTCAACCCGGCCACCGTGGACGGGCTGATGTGCCGCCACCAGGTCAACATCGGCTGGGACGGGCGCCTCTACGACTGCGACTTCAATCAGGCCCTGCGCATCGGCACGGACCCGGACGCACCGGACCAACTGGCCGATTTCGACCTGGCGGCCTGGGTCGGCCGAAGGATCACCACCGGACCGCATTGCCTGGGCTGCACCGCCGGTGCCGGGTCGAGTTGCGGGGGGGCCATCGAGGTCTGA